The segment GCCAGCCGCCTGAGTCTCAGAGGTGAGGATGGTTTTCCACTGGCCCGCTCCCTGCGAAAccctgccctctgtgtgcctGTGCCTATAGCAGGCATCTGCGGGAACAAACCCGAAAGTATATGTCTTCCATCACCCTGAGCCCTTTTCTGCCAACCCAGCCCTCGATCACAGCCCTCCCACATTTGGGGAGGGGAAgtggaagacagaaaaagaatcCTGTGGGTTTAAGGTTGAGCCGCCTTGAAATCTGGTTTCAGGCAGCTGGCTCCCCTGGGCTGCCCGGCTGGTGATTACGGAACCACATCCCCTCCCATTGTATACACCCTGCAGCAGTGGCCAATGTCAGAACCTCCTTCCccctcaggcctctgggcctggctTTGGGAGCTGGACTGAGGCAATACTTCCATCCCAGTCAGTGGAGGGGGGCTCCTCCTAGGTCCCTCCCCGGTCCCCAGGCTTTCAGGGTTGAGTCATACCAGAAGGAAGAGGTTGGCCTGGGACTGTGAGCAATCTCGGAAGCCCCAGCTCAGGGCCTGGGTGTGATCCCGTGGGGGTGGGCACAGGCTTTGGTAGTTCTGGGAGTGTTTCTGGGTGGGGGCTCCCAGAGGCTAGTTGAGGCCAGTGGGGAGTTTGGGTATGAGGAAGCTCAGATCAGGGGATGGTTGTAGATGGGGGTTGTTTcctgcggggtgggggtgggggggacgacCAGTCAGAATGAGTCACATACACATACAACCAACAAAAGGCAGGAGGGCCACCACAGCTGAGGGCGGGGATAACAAATAAAATTTGCTGTATAATTAGTTTCCAATCGGATGGGCTAGCTCTGGGATTTTGTGCCAGGACAGGCCTCTGGTTTCTTAAAGGAAGTGTGGGGGAAGGAGTGAGGAGccaccctacacacacacacacaagcacaggCTGGAAAGAGGCCTAGGGGACGTGGATGAGCCCCTGGTGTCCACCCCCCACTCAGGGCGGGCAGAGCCCTGACTTTTCCCAGTTGGGGGAAGCTGCTGCTATTAATAAAGATAgaagggctgggggaggaggctgGGAAAAGTGCGGAGGCAGGAGAAAGGCGGGCTGTCCTTTGCTCTGTCCTGGGACTGGCAGcagaaagtggggggaggggaaaaaaaggggcTGTGTCTGAGAGGTCGTGAAGCAGGGCTGCAGCACTGGGTGGTGAGCATATATGTGTCTGCATCCACGGTTGTGATCTTGGCTGTATCTGAGTGTTGGGGTGTGTCTTTAATTGGGGTGGGAGAGAATATCTAATTGCACCTGACTTGGTACTAGGAGGGTATCTTTAGGTGTGTTTGTCACACTGTTCGAGAGTCTCTTGAGGCTGTCTGCTTTACCTTCAAATGCACCTGTCTCTGCCTGAATAACTGGGGGTGGTGGGTAGCAAGTGCATGCAGAGTATAGCCTGGAGTTCCCACCAGCAGGCCCCAGGATCCTCAGGCTCTTGGAAGGGACCGGATGGAGGCAGGCACCACACTTTGTCAGCACTCTGGGTGTGTGTTCCGGTCTGGTGTGGGCAGGTTCACGAGCAAGTGGCACCGGGTCAGATGTGCCATTCTGTACGCTCAGCATCTGTGCTTGGCAGCCTGCGTCTCAGCCCCCTCCAGGCTCCTCCAACCCAGGCTCTCTGGATTCTCCCTGGCACCCCAGGGCCCTGGCATTGGAAACCCTTCAGTGGCCCAGGCCATTCAGGTGTGAATGTGACTTACTGAATGTGGATGAAGGAAGCCCCACCCCCGAGGGAAGAGGGTGGGCAGTGGGAATGGAGGGACCCTCTATCTACCCTCTCCAGCAGCTCTAGCCAGCAGGGGAGGCGCCTTTCCCGTGCAGGAGGGAGTCCGTCTTAAAGGGCCTCTGCTGGTGCCATGGAGGAGGGCAACTGAATTCTCCAGGGTAGGAGCAGAAACATGGAGAACTGGCACATGCCTTAAAATTCAGCTCTGTTTCTCATGCTTTCTCTTCTGCCCTCCCAGGGGCTGCTGAAATGCCCTCTCTTCTAGAAAGAGGAAATCCCTACCAACCCCTCCCTGGTGGCCCCCCTGGCATGAGCACAGGGGCCTGCTGCCTGGAGCGGGGGCCCAGGAGGGCGGCAAGCAGGGCTTCCACCCAGCCTTTTGATGGACGGCGGTCAGCGTCAGCCCTGCACGGGCTGTTGCCCCGCTCTGCCCTTGGGAAGCCGGTGTGGGCCGTATTGCCTGGAGGGGGGAGTGTCCACTGGGGTGGCTGGGGTGTCCACTGGACTGGCCCCAGAGACCAGTCTAGACCTACATGTGTGGCTGTGGACAGCTAAGGGCCTAACACTGGGACATCCAGGTGGGCCCGGGCctggcagcccccagcccccaggttTCAGGGGCTCGTCTGAGCCAGGGGGAACTGGTAGGAACAGGGATAGCCCCCATCTCATGACCTCCCTCAATATGGAAAGAGACCCAGAGAAGCCTAGCTCTGTGTGGGGGGGCGTGCATAGTTGTCTGTCTGTGTCATTACTAGGGCAGCAGGTCCAGGCCTCTCTGGAGACGTTGTCAGGACCCCGTTTCTTGCTTTCAGAGAGATTCAGAGTAGAGAAGAGGTGTTCTCTGGGGAGGGGAGCCCGCTGCCTGGGCCACTTGGGGGTTTGCAGTgcatggggtgaggggagggtaCCCTGCTCACATTGCTCCTTGTTGGACAGGGGTCACTGGGAGCCTGGAGGGAATCCTGAGTCTCTGCCCCCATTGTTTGTCTCTGGGAGGGCTGTGGGAGGGCGGGCTGCCCTGCCCCActgtgctgggggagggggctgcagcaGAGGGTGTGAGGAGCCAGGCTCTGCAGAACCCACTGCCCTGCATCGCCCCAGCAGACCATACCCCTgagggcgggggcgggaggcTGCGTGCACGTGAGGGTCATGTGGCTGCCCCTTCTGTGACCACCCTGAGTCTGTGTGGAAGGTGGGCCGGCCTGGCCTTGGCTGTCAGGCACCGAGAGGAGCCTCAGGCAGGGAcccagcccccacctccaccccaggaTCCTGCTGACTCAGCCACACGCCTGTCAGCACACCCTACTGATTCCTCTGCCTCCTGCCGCTCTGGGTGGCAGTGTGTCCATGTTTGTCTGcaggtgtgtatgtgtatgtgtgtagctGGAGTGTCTGGGTTGTGTATCTCACATGCATATCCCTGGGAAGGTACCATGTGAGTGATTTAATTATGTGGTTGTCTCCTGTGTGGTGGTGTGGTCAAGAAGGCTTGCATGCACACGCATGTGTATGCACTTTACTGAGAGAGAAGAGGGTGCCTGCCTGTCGTGCTTGCTGTGTACCTGTGAACTGAAGTTGAGTGTGCATGCAGGGCCGTTGTCCGCTTGGCTGTGCTAGTGTGTGAGTCTGCCCACACAACGGTGGTTTGGTGATGGTGAGTCTGGGCCAAGGGGCGTGCGACTCTCATCTGCTGGGGGGTGTTGGGGGCAGGTGGGATTCTCCTCAGGGGGAGCTCACTGCTTGTGGAGGGTATTGGAGGTAGGTGCTCAGCTGGATCTTGCGATGTGGTGTGGGGCAGTCTGGGTGGGCCTTGGAAGAGGGGGGAGCTCCGCTTGGGCTGCTGCCCTAGGCTTAGCAGGCAGGCCTGGCCAGCCTCATCACTGGCTCCGAGAAAGCCTTCCTTCTCGGCTGGCCTGGCATTCAAACCCAGACAAAAGGGGGCTTTCTCTCTCGCCTCTTTGTTCTGCTGCCCCAGAGCGCTGCTCTCTGCATGGCAAAAGCTAATTCTGCTCTACAGCTGGGAAACCCTCTCTGGGGTCTGCTGAGGCTGCCTCCAAGATGCCGCCTCTTCCctttcccaggctctcccccGCCACCCTGCATTACCCCATAGCCCTTTTCTATCTGGCCTGGTTTCTCCAGCCAGGGGGTCAACGTGGTAGCCCAAGGCAGGGGCTGAGGCATGGAAAGGTGTCCTTGGACAGGCAGATGCTTTTCTGAGAGAAAGAGCACATTGTGGGCCCCGGGGAGAGGCGAGGCTCATGTGTTCTTGGGAAAAGGGCTTAGGTGGGGGAGCTGGGAGGGAGGTGAAGGGTTGGCAGCTGGGAGCAGGCCAGGATGGGGTGCTCTGAGCATGGGCTGCAGGCCCGGCCTGGTTTGAGAGTCATCTGGGCAAGGACCTGAGCAGGAAGAGGTGCTCCAGCAGCCCAGCCCCTTCTTGTCTCCCCACCCCCGACCAGAGGCTGCTGGAGCCAGCCCTGGCCTTGTCTCAAAACCTAGGGCCTGTCTCTCCCCCAGTCTGCGGGGTCCTCTTCCCTCCTGACCTTGCTTCTCAAGAATGGCATGATGGTTTTCTTATTATCCATTAACTTTCATACAGCCTGGAGACCCGTGGCCTCATGCACCTGCCCAGTCACTCCTGGCATCAGGAATGCCGGTTGGGCCTGGCCAGTCAGGCTCCAGGGGGATGTGAGGCTCTCCTGCGGCCAGAATGTGAGGGGCTTACAATTCCTGCCTCTCCGGATTGGGAGGGGGATCAGAGAGCAGCTCAAGGCAGAGTCTGGAATGTGGGGCAACAGGTATGAGGAGCAGGATGCTCTGGGGCCTtgggggggtgggaatggagttCCCCCCAGTCTCCTTGAAGCATCGGCCCTCACAGGCCTAGGAGCAGACCATGGGCCCCAAGAGGCAGGGCAGGGTGAGCAGGTGCTGTCTGGGCCAGGGCCTGCTGAGGCGGGGCAGATTGGGCTCCACCTTGTCCCTCGCCGTCCACCCCCATCGGAGGCTGGTCCCTGAGCCTGGGACTCCAAGTGCTCTCAGTCCAGGCCGTGGTTCCCTGCTCCATCCCGCATACTTGGGGTGTGCCACAGTCTGGGGGACTCCCCGAAGGCTGGAGCAACTTGGTaaggtgccccccaccccccagctctgATTGGAGCTAGGAAGTCTGGCCCCACTTTAACTGTAGGCTTTTCCCAGATGGGAAATGGGAACTCGCAGCTCTTAGCAGTTCCCTGGGGAGGATAAGTATCCCCCATCTCCCCTTCAGTTTCCCTGTGCCTGTGGTAGCAGGGACCCCTGCCCCTGTCATTCCTGCAGATGCTGTCTATGGCGGGAGCAAGATCACCTACCCCTGTGGGCAGGCTCTGCAAGGGTGAGCTGCCAGCATGGGCCCCTTCGCAGTCCTCCCTGGCTGGGGACCCTGGCGagcttccttccccttcctgccttccctgcccccagcccctgcagcaGAGACAGGAGCCTGAGGCCTCTGAACTGGGGAAGGAGAAATGAAACCCCTCTGCGCAGTAGGGAGCGTgggcccctgcccccctgcctTTGCTAGGCCAGACCAGGATCCCACCCCAGAAGGTCCTGGAACCCTGAAGCTAAAGGAAGACCCAGCAGGGTCCCAGCATCCACGTGCCACCAGGGTAGGCTCtgagagaggcttagaagaggAAGCGGGGTCAGCCGGAGCTCCCTGGGGACCTGTCCAGGGCCTGGACAGTGGGTCTCCCACTGTCCTGGAAAGGGGGAGACCCCAGTCTCAGTCTTCCTCAGATAGGAGGGAGACCGGGCCGAGGACCTGGGGTtgcccctttcctctcccccacccaaaCTGTCTTTATTTTCAGGCTTTGACCCTCAGGCTGGCAGCAGCTCCCAGTGCGTGGTGGgtcggggctggggctgggggtcctGTTGGAAGGGCAAGGTGCTGCTGCAGGCAGGATCTCCTGGTCTGGTTCTTAGAGTTCCTGTCCTGGGTGACCTCACAGGGTCAAACTTGAGGGTCACTCGGAGACCCCCACAGAGGAAGGAAGAGACCACTTTTTGCTGAGAACATACTGTGAGCTAGGCTCTATGCAATCCGCTTCCCAAACTTTGTTGTATTATACACCTATAGGGTGCTCAGGACTTTGGGTGGCCTGTTTTCAAGACGCCTTGAGATCAGACCATGGCAGGGGAGACAATTACCTGACTCCAGAGCAGCGCCGTCGGATGGAACTTTCTGTGGTGATGGCAACATTTTGTATCTGTGGTATCCAGCATTATAGTCACTTGCttatgtggctattgagcactggAAATGAGGCTGGCATAAATGAGGAACTgatgtttaatttaatttattttattatttttaaagatttattttatttatttctctccccctgcccccattgtgtgctctctgtgtccatttgctgtgtgtccttctgagtctgcttgcattctcggcagcacctggaatctgtgtctctttttgttgtgtcatcttgctgtgtcagctctccctgtgtgtggtgccattgctgggcaggctgcactcttttcacgtggggcggctctccttacaaggtgcattccttgcacatggggctcccctacacaggggacacccctgcgtggcatggcactccctgtgcacatcagcactctgtgtgggctagCTCATCTCACgagtcaggaggctctgggtttgaaccctggacctcctacatggtaggcggacgctctatcagttgagccacatctgcttcccaacttaatttatttttaacttaaatttcAATAGCCACGTGTGGTCAGTGGCCACCATATATTGTACAGTGCAGCTCCTAGGGGAGGGCAGCATGTGCCAGCCCCACTCTGTGGTCCGCTAGGGAGGGACCTGCACAGACTCAGAGCAGGGGCCAGGGAGGGCTTCCCAGAGGAGTGGGGACTTAAGTTGGGCCTTGAAGGATAGACAAGGGGAAGGAAGAAGCACTGTGGGCTGCAGAAAAACGTGAACAGAGTCCAGGGAGTTAAAACAGACACTGAATGTCGGGGACAGGATATCAGCCCCCCTGGCTGGGAGAGTCAGGTTGTCAGAGAGTCTTCATTGCCATGCTAAAGTATTTGAAAGGAGGTAGAGGAGAGACCTTGTTTGAAGAGGTGTGTCTGGTGAGGGAGGCTGATGGGATGGGTGGAGCAGCGGGGCCAGGCAAGGAGGAGGATGGGATTAATTGCCACGAAGCGCAGCTTGTTCCAGCACCGTCTAGCAGACTGACCTCGGGTCTGAGGAGAACCAGGATCTCCCTTCTGCCTGGAGCCACCTGAGGGCCTGAGCAAGTTATCAAGAACTCCAGAGGCCTAGCTCTCAGTGTCAAGCTCGAGGAAGGGGGTGGCTGGCTTGATGCCCCTAGTGTTGGGCAGGTAGAGGGTAAGATCTTGGGACAAGGAACCAGAGGGCATCTGTGACCTTGGCAGATGGTTTGACCCTCTGCATCCCAGGGTGCTCATCTCTAAGAGAAGCAGCATGGCTTGGAAAAGATCACACTCTGCTGCCAGATcacctgggtttgtgtcccagttTGCCacctactagctgtgtgacttgggaCAAATTACGTAGCCTCTCTAGGCCTCAGTCTCCTCTTCTGTAAACTGAGGGTATTAATAGTACTTACCTCACAGCATTACTGGAATGATTAGATAAGTCAATACAGGAAAAGTGCTTAGGACAGAGGTTGGCCTGACCCTACCCTCAGAAAGCTCATGGTTTAAGTATGTGTGGGAAGCTATTCCAGGCTTCCTGTTACTGGGGTCAGAGGCTGGCCAGACAGCTGTCAACAGGCTCTGGGACTGCATGGGGGTCGGAAGGGGCCGGGTGGCAATTTTAGGCAAAGGACCTGTAGGATAAGCCTGTTCTGTAGAGGGAGGGGGGTTCTCACCCACTTGTGGGAAAGGATCGATCCACAgccccctctctgacgccccctACCCCACTGTCCCTGCAGAAGATGCTGATGAAGCAACAGGACCGGCTGGAGGAGCGAGAGCAGGACATCGAGGACCAGATGTACAAACTCGAGTCAGACAAGCGCCTGGTAGAGGTAGCTAAGCCCAAGCCAGTGGGGGGTGTAGGGGGAGGCTTGGGTGCAGGGCCTTGGACTAGCTCTTTACTTAAAGATCTGTTGTATGGTCGGCTCTGTGCCAGAACCCCTTGGTCAGTCTTTCAGTGAACTGTCAGTGGAGGAGCCCCCACAGGTGCCAGGGGTGGGGCACAGAGCCCTGTGCTACCCAGTGGGGAATTGGCAGGTCAGACCTTGTCCTTGGGACCCTGGAGCAGCCTGGGGACTTGGGGTCCCAGATGCTGCTATCCAGGATGTGAGATGGGCAGGAGCGGCAGCCAGAGGGCCCCAGCGCTCACCCGCCCACTCACTCTTGCCCCTGTACCCGCAGGAGAAGGTGAGCCAACTGAAGGAGGAGGTGCGGCTGCAGTACGAGAAGCTGCACCAGCTGCTGGATGAGGACCTGCGGCAGACGGTGGAGGTCCTGGACAAGGCTCAGGCCAAGTTCTGCAGTGAGAACGCGGCGCAGGCGCTGCACCTCAGCGAGCGCATGCAGGAGGCCAAGAAGCTGCTTGGCTCCCTGCAGCTGCTCTTTGACAAGACAGAGGACGTCAGCTTCATGAAGGTGGGCTGGGTCTGGGACCGGGCTGGGGGACCCAGGGCTGTTTTCAGGTTGGGGCCTGCAGTTTTCTgcttccccacacacacacacaacttccTACCACTAGTATGCTCACATGCCCTTGGCTTTGGAGCTAGCCTGCACGGATTCCAATCCCACCCCTACTCTTTCTAGCTTTGTTACTTGGGAAAGTCATATAGTCTCCATAGGCCTTATGGGGATGTTAATACAGATCTACCATCCTTTATCTAcaattccaaattttaaaaatctctaaaacctgaaagaaaaaaaacaaactgtcAACTCATAGAGTAGCAAACACTGGCCTGAACTTGGGCAACTTGGCATGACTGTTCAAACATTTTGCTGCAGAAATGCTGATGAATTGGATTATGTTGGATTCGTTTAAGTCCTGTTGGGGGTGATACACAATTTATGGTACAGgcaccatattttccttcaaaaatcaaaaaaattCCAAAACTCATCTGACTCCAAAGATTTCAGATATAGATTGTGGAACGTACCCCTTAGGATAAAACGATGGATGCACAGAAAGCACTTCTAGCAATGTCTGTCTtaggaagtgctcaataaatgctagctatTTTTACCTCCTACAAATGGTGACCCCGCCTTGCCGCATTCTGGCCAGAATCAGAGACTCAGCAACGCCTGGCTAGAGGGAGGATGGTGGCAGCTTCCTTCTTCCCATCCTTCCTTGCTGCCATGTCCTCTGACTGACCCTGTTCTCTCCCCTCAGAATACCAAGTCTGTGAAAATCCTCATGGACAGGTGAGCACATGGTCCTGGCCCGCGGGGGAGACCTCCCGGGCGGGCAGGGCGGCCGGCCCAGCGGGGGAGGAGGGCGGGCTCACTGGTGATGCCTCCTCACAGCAGATGCCCCGTCCACTGCCCCCCAGGACCCAGACCTGCACGGGTAGCAGCCTTTCTCCCCCTAAGATTGGCCACCTGAACTCCAAGCTCTTCCTGAATGAGGTTGCCAAGAAGGAGAAGCAACTGCGGAAGATGCTAGAAGGTGAGGGTGGGGTCCTCAATAGAAGGGAAAGAGCCCTTTAGGGAGGGGTCAGTGCCAGAGTCTCCCCTCCCACAGAAAGTGTGGCCCAGTTAGATAGAATTTATTTATATCCTGACTTTGCCATTTCTAGCTGTGGGGCCTGGGACAAGCGACGTTACCTCCCTTAACCTCAGCTTCTTCAGCTGTCAAATGGGAACAATATCATCATCTACCTCTTACGGAAGAGTGAACGATGGCGGAGATGATGTACTGTGCTTGGTTCTACCGATGTAAAAGCTTCCCAGGGGAGAGGAGGCCTGGGTTGCCTGGGGTGGGAACTTTGGCAACTTTTGCCCcaacctctccacaggccccttcAGCACACCGGTGCCCTTCCTGCAGAGCGTCCCCCTGTACCCTTGTGGCGTGAACAGCTCTGGGGCGGAGAAGCGCAAGCACTCAACAGCCTTCCCTGAGGCCAGTTTCCTAGAGACGTCGTCGGGCCCTGTGGGCGGCCAGTACGGGGCGGCGGGCACAGCCAGCGGCGAGGGCCAGTCTGGGCAGCCCCTGGGGCCCTGCAGCTCCACGCAGCACTTGGTGGCCCTGCCGGGCGGCGCCCAACCAGTACACTCAAGTCCTGTGTTCCCCCCGTCGCAGTATCCCAACGGCACTGCCGCCCAGCAGCCCATGCTCCCCCAGTATGGCGGCCGCAAGATTCTCGTCTGTTCTGTGGACAACTGTTACTGTTCTTCCGTGGCCAACcatggtggccaccagccctaTCCCCGATCCGGCCACTTCCCCTGGACAGT is part of the Dasypus novemcinctus isolate mDasNov1 chromosome 6, mDasNov1.1.hap2, whole genome shotgun sequence genome and harbors:
- the TRIM8 gene encoding E3 ubiquitin-protein ligase TRIM8; this encodes MAENWKNCFEEELICPICLHVFVEPVQLPCKHNFCRGCIGEAWAKDSGLVRCPECNQAYNQKPGLEKNLKLTNIVEKFNALHVEKPPAALHCVFCRRGPPLPAQKVCLRCEAPCCQSHVQTHLQQPSTARGHLLVEADDVRAWSCPQHNAYRLYHCEAEQVAVCQYCCYYSGAHQGHSVCDVEIRRNEIRKMLMKQQDRLEEREQDIEDQMYKLESDKRLVEEKVSQLKEEVRLQYEKLHQLLDEDLRQTVEVLDKAQAKFCSENAAQALHLSERMQEAKKLLGSLQLLFDKTEDVSFMKNTKSVKILMDRTQTCTGSSLSPPKIGHLNSKLFLNEVAKKEKQLRKMLEGPFSTPVPFLQSVPLYPCGVNSSGAEKRKHSTAFPEASFLETSSGPVGGQYGAAGTASGEGQSGQPLGPCSSTQHLVALPGGAQPVHSSPVFPPSQYPNGTAAQQPMLPQYGGRKILVCSVDNCYCSSVANHGGHQPYPRSGHFPWTVPSQEYSHPLPPTPSVPQSLPGLAVRDWLDASQQPGHQDFYRVYGQPSTKHYVTS